The following are encoded in a window of Gramella sp. MT6 genomic DNA:
- the pheT gene encoding phenylalanine--tRNA ligase subunit beta, whose translation MKISYNWLQQFIKLPENAEKTGELLTDLGLEVEGITSFQSVKGGLKGIVVGHVLSCEAHPNADRLQLTKVNIGNGEKVQIVCGAPNIGAGQKVPVATIGTVLYDEKGESWEIKKGKIRGEVSYGMICSEMELGLGQSHEGIMVMDNELVPGTAVAEIFEVENDEVFEIGLTPNRADAMSHWGVARDLKAGYQQLGKNLELITPSVSSFHVDNRSLKIQIKVEDSNLAPRYCGVTLSKVKVGESPKWLQNRLKAIGLTPKNNVVDATNFVMHELGQPLHAFDAGKIAGNEINVKTLKAGTKFTTLDEVERELHEEDLMICDAEKPLCIAGVFGGIGSGVTEATTQVFLESAYFNSVSVRKTAKRHAINTDASFRFERGIDINSVEYALKRAALLISEISGGEITSDIDDLYFKKIEDFQVFLTFEKVNKLIGENLEEETIKSILASLDIRVNNVTETGMGLTIPSYRVDVQRESDVIEEILRVYGYNNIKFGDKLSLSVANSSKFEDYKIQNLIAGQLIGQGFYETMANSLTSANYNKLSEELKDEYQVEMLNPLSQDLSVLRQTMLFSGLEAISYNINRKRSNIRIFEFGKTYHSYVSGREENKHLSLFITGEKTAESWNVAPGEGNFFYLKGVINSIFEKLGIKDLKVKSAKSDLLSEGLQLSSKKAKLVEFGVVKKSILKKMDIDQEVIYADFNWDEVIEMAKEQKTIFTSIPKYPSVRRDFALLLDESVTYDEIEQIARQTEKKMLISVNLFDVYQGKNLPEGKKSYAVSFIFQDENKTLTDKQVDKMMNKLQHRFEKELKAELR comes from the coding sequence ATGAAGATTTCATATAACTGGCTGCAACAGTTCATTAAACTACCTGAAAACGCTGAAAAAACTGGCGAATTATTAACTGATCTCGGTCTTGAGGTGGAGGGCATTACAAGCTTTCAAAGCGTAAAAGGCGGACTGAAAGGTATAGTTGTTGGGCATGTTTTAAGTTGCGAAGCTCACCCTAATGCAGACAGGCTTCAGCTTACCAAAGTCAATATTGGGAACGGTGAAAAAGTTCAGATCGTTTGCGGAGCACCAAATATTGGTGCAGGCCAGAAAGTTCCTGTAGCTACCATCGGAACAGTACTTTATGATGAAAAAGGTGAAAGCTGGGAAATCAAGAAAGGGAAGATCCGTGGCGAGGTAAGTTATGGCATGATCTGTTCTGAAATGGAACTGGGATTAGGACAAAGCCATGAAGGAATCATGGTAATGGATAATGAACTTGTTCCGGGAACCGCTGTTGCTGAAATATTTGAAGTTGAAAATGATGAGGTTTTTGAAATTGGCCTTACTCCAAACCGTGCCGATGCGATGAGCCACTGGGGAGTTGCCAGGGATCTAAAGGCTGGCTATCAGCAGTTAGGAAAAAACCTTGAACTAATTACTCCTTCGGTAAGCAGTTTCCACGTTGATAATCGCAGTTTAAAGATCCAGATAAAAGTGGAAGATTCTAATCTGGCTCCAAGATATTGCGGGGTAACCTTATCTAAAGTGAAAGTTGGTGAATCTCCTAAATGGCTTCAGAATAGATTGAAAGCTATTGGCCTTACCCCTAAAAATAATGTAGTTGATGCCACTAATTTCGTTATGCATGAACTGGGACAACCACTTCACGCTTTTGATGCAGGAAAGATAGCCGGGAACGAGATCAATGTAAAAACTTTAAAAGCTGGAACAAAATTCACGACTTTAGACGAGGTTGAAAGAGAACTTCATGAAGAAGATCTAATGATCTGTGATGCCGAAAAGCCGCTTTGTATTGCTGGTGTTTTTGGAGGAATTGGAAGCGGAGTTACTGAGGCTACCACACAGGTATTTCTTGAAAGTGCCTATTTTAATTCGGTAAGTGTTCGTAAAACTGCTAAAAGACATGCGATAAACACCGACGCATCTTTCAGATTTGAAAGAGGAATCGATATTAATTCAGTTGAATATGCCTTAAAAAGGGCAGCGTTGTTGATCTCGGAAATCTCGGGAGGTGAGATCACCAGTGATATTGATGATCTGTATTTCAAAAAAATTGAAGATTTCCAGGTATTTCTAACTTTCGAAAAGGTAAACAAGCTAATTGGAGAGAACCTTGAAGAGGAAACCATAAAGTCCATTCTTGCATCTCTTGATATCAGAGTGAACAACGTGACCGAGACCGGGATGGGACTTACTATCCCTTCATATAGAGTAGATGTTCAAAGGGAATCTGATGTTATCGAAGAGATCCTGAGGGTTTACGGATATAACAATATTAAATTTGGTGATAAGCTTAGCCTTTCTGTTGCTAACTCATCCAAATTTGAGGATTATAAGATCCAGAATCTTATTGCTGGCCAATTGATTGGGCAGGGCTTTTATGAAACTATGGCCAATTCACTTACCTCAGCAAATTATAACAAATTAAGCGAGGAACTTAAAGATGAGTACCAGGTGGAGATGCTTAATCCTTTAAGCCAGGACCTTTCGGTTCTAAGGCAAACCATGCTTTTTTCAGGCCTGGAGGCTATCAGCTACAATATTAATAGAAAGCGCAGCAATATAAGAATATTCGAATTTGGTAAAACATACCATTCTTATGTTAGCGGTAGAGAAGAGAACAAACATTTAAGTTTGTTCATCACTGGTGAAAAGACGGCTGAAAGCTGGAATGTTGCCCCTGGGGAAGGTAACTTTTTCTATCTGAAGGGAGTGATCAATTCTATTTTTGAGAAACTTGGAATCAAAGATTTAAAGGTAAAATCTGCTAAAAGCGATCTATTATCTGAAGGATTACAATTGAGCAGTAAAAAGGCTAAACTGGTAGAATTTGGGGTGGTAAAGAAATCTATCCTTAAGAAAATGGATATAGACCAGGAAGTGATCTATGCAGATTTCAATTGGGATGAAGTGATCGAAATGGCCAAAGAGCAAAAGACGATCTTTACATCTATTCCGAAATATCCGAGCGTTAGGAGAGATTTTGCACTGTTATTGGATGAATCTGTTACTTATGATGAAATCGAGCAAATAGCGAGACAAACCGAAAAGAAAATGCTTATCAGTGTTAATCTGTTTGATGTTTACCAGGGTAAAAACCTTCCGGAAGGGAAGAAAAGTTATGCGGTAAGTTTCATATTTCAGGATGAGAACAAAACTCTCACAGATAAACAGGTGGATAAGATGATGAATAAACTTCAGCATAGATTTGAGAAAGAACTCAAAGCTGAATTAAGATAA
- the recG gene encoding ATP-dependent DNA helicase RecG, whose translation MIQNLLQTPIEYLKGVGPNRADVLKKELNIKSYRDLINFFPNRYIDKTGFYKINQLQRNSSEVQIVGKIVHMKMVEQKKGKRLVADFVDDTGKMELIWFRGHKWIRENLKLNVPYVIFGKTNWYNGVFSMPHPEMELVADYKKNLRTAMQPVYPSTELLLKKGITNRVIMKLMQEVLQQTGLKFSESLSPDLIEELKLISKAEALFNIHFPKNQELLAKAQFRLKFEELFFIQLQLIRKNMLHKQKIKGFNFEQIGENFNDFYQDHLPFDLTNAQKRVIKEIRGDMGSGAQMNRLLQGDVGSGKTIVALMSMLIALDNGFQACLMAPTEILSIQHYNGLKELCEEIDISIYLLTGSTKTTKRREIHEKLEAGEIDILIGTHALLEDKVKFHNLGLAVIDEQHRFGVAQRAKLWKKNHIPPHVLVMTATPIPRTLAMSLYGDLDISVIDELPPGRKPVKTVHRYDSNRLKVFAFIRDEIKKGRQVYVVYPLIQESEKMDYKDLMDGYESIAREFPDFQISIVHGQMKPADKDYEMDRFVRAETQIMVATTVIEVGVNVPNASVMIIESAERFGLSQLHQLRGRVGRGAEQSFCILMTGHKLSNDSKTRLETMTSTNDGFEIAEVDLKLRGPGDLMGTQQSGVLNLKIADIVKDNSILQSARYYATRVLKEDPNLSNEKNLVIKNAYARLVKNKTIWNYIS comes from the coding sequence ATGATCCAGAATCTGTTGCAAACCCCCATTGAGTATTTAAAAGGAGTTGGCCCAAACAGGGCTGATGTTCTGAAAAAGGAACTCAATATTAAGTCTTACCGGGATCTCATCAATTTCTTCCCAAATAGATATATCGATAAAACTGGATTTTACAAGATTAATCAGCTACAAAGAAATTCATCTGAAGTACAGATAGTTGGCAAGATCGTTCACATGAAAATGGTCGAACAAAAAAAAGGTAAAAGGCTGGTTGCAGATTTTGTGGACGATACCGGAAAAATGGAATTAATCTGGTTTAGAGGACATAAATGGATCAGAGAAAACCTTAAACTTAATGTTCCATACGTGATCTTTGGGAAAACGAATTGGTACAACGGAGTTTTTAGCATGCCGCATCCCGAAATGGAACTGGTCGCAGATTATAAGAAGAACCTTAGAACTGCCATGCAGCCGGTATATCCTTCAACCGAATTGTTACTAAAAAAAGGTATTACCAATCGGGTCATTATGAAACTAATGCAGGAAGTTCTTCAGCAAACGGGGCTGAAATTTTCTGAAAGTCTTTCACCAGACCTAATCGAGGAACTTAAACTAATATCAAAAGCTGAAGCTCTTTTTAATATTCATTTTCCGAAAAATCAGGAATTGCTGGCGAAGGCACAGTTCCGATTAAAATTTGAAGAATTGTTCTTTATTCAGTTGCAGCTGATCAGAAAAAATATGCTTCACAAGCAAAAGATCAAAGGCTTCAATTTTGAACAGATCGGCGAAAATTTTAATGATTTTTACCAGGACCATTTGCCGTTCGACCTTACAAATGCTCAGAAAAGAGTGATCAAAGAGATTAGGGGTGATATGGGAAGTGGCGCACAGATGAACAGGTTACTTCAGGGAGATGTTGGTTCTGGAAAAACCATTGTGGCACTCATGTCTATGCTTATTGCCCTGGATAATGGTTTTCAGGCCTGCCTGATGGCTCCAACTGAAATTCTTAGTATTCAGCATTATAACGGACTGAAAGAACTTTGTGAAGAAATTGATATTAGTATCTATCTCTTAACCGGTTCTACAAAAACTACCAAAAGAAGGGAGATCCATGAAAAGCTTGAAGCGGGGGAAATAGATATTTTAATCGGAACGCACGCATTGCTGGAAGACAAGGTTAAATTTCATAACCTGGGACTTGCTGTTATCGACGAACAACACCGCTTTGGGGTAGCACAACGAGCAAAACTATGGAAGAAAAACCATATTCCGCCACATGTGCTGGTAATGACCGCAACCCCAATTCCAAGAACCCTGGCCATGAGTCTTTATGGAGATCTTGATATTTCGGTCATTGATGAACTACCTCCTGGTAGAAAACCTGTTAAAACTGTACATAGATATGACAGTAACAGACTAAAGGTTTTTGCATTTATAAGAGATGAAATTAAAAAAGGCAGACAGGTCTATGTGGTCTACCCACTTATTCAGGAATCTGAAAAAATGGATTATAAAGATCTGATGGATGGCTACGAAAGTATTGCCAGGGAATTTCCAGATTTCCAGATATCAATTGTCCACGGACAAATGAAACCAGCAGATAAAGATTACGAGATGGACCGGTTTGTTAGAGCAGAAACACAGATCATGGTTGCCACTACGGTAATTGAAGTAGGCGTAAACGTTCCTAATGCCAGCGTTATGATCATTGAAAGCGCAGAAAGGTTTGGTCTTTCTCAATTACACCAATTACGGGGAAGAGTTGGCCGCGGTGCCGAACAAAGCTTCTGCATTCTAATGACCGGGCATAAATTATCTAATGACAGCAAAACAAGGTTAGAAACAATGACCTCTACTAATGATGGTTTTGAGATCGCCGAAGTAGATCTTAAATTACGAGGTCCTGGTGATCTTATGGGAACTCAGCAAAGTGGTGTTCTTAATCTTAAAATAGCTGATATTGTAAAGGATAACTCCATCCTACAATCTGCAAGATATTACGCTACTAGGGTTTTAAAAGAGGATCCCAACCTATCCAATGAGAAGAATCTGGTGATTAAAAATGCCTACGCCCGTCTGGTAAAAAATAAGACCATCTGGAATTACATAAGTTAG
- a CDS encoding tetratricopeptide repeat protein, with protein sequence MNLNNTIKGMLFSILMIFCFSLNAQNGESNTEMIDKLHQEYKSNGVEAALAMYKEMPEDSEYHGLQEPLNVLGYRLLNTDNDADAAAVIFKAQIEEHPDEPNPYDSYADALLEKGNDDEAQVQLEKSVALLKGAEDNDFNNNLEIASKSKLAKLKGLNKVFSFLEGDWVVENYGFDDEGEKELRFTDDMSFIPSKMNSAMIMRISNDEEGWEGTQLIAYDAKDNTYDVVRANNMRLNGLQTAELKIEEFSTNKLEMIQTIEENGEINKSRHVIEKNGNNADWIIYDLTDEGEKKVTHRVMKLKN encoded by the coding sequence ATGAATTTAAATAACACGATTAAGGGAATGCTTTTCAGTATTTTGATGATTTTTTGTTTCTCGCTAAATGCTCAGAATGGAGAATCGAATACGGAAATGATTGACAAACTCCACCAGGAATATAAGTCAAATGGAGTTGAGGCCGCTCTGGCAATGTATAAAGAAATGCCTGAAGACAGTGAATATCATGGGCTCCAGGAACCACTAAATGTACTTGGATACAGATTGTTGAACACCGATAACGATGCCGACGCTGCTGCAGTAATTTTTAAAGCGCAGATCGAGGAACATCCTGATGAACCCAATCCTTATGACTCCTATGCAGATGCCCTGTTAGAAAAAGGAAATGATGACGAAGCTCAGGTTCAATTAGAAAAATCTGTAGCCTTACTAAAAGGCGCTGAAGACAACGATTTTAATAATAATCTGGAAATTGCTTCAAAATCCAAACTGGCAAAATTAAAGGGACTTAATAAAGTATTTAGTTTTCTTGAAGGTGACTGGGTTGTAGAGAACTATGGCTTTGATGACGAAGGGGAAAAGGAACTAAGATTTACAGACGACATGAGTTTTATTCCAAGCAAAATGAATTCTGCTATGATAATGCGCATAAGCAACGACGAAGAGGGCTGGGAAGGAACTCAATTGATCGCTTATGATGCAAAAGACAATACATATGATGTGGTAAGAGCTAACAACATGAGATTAAACGGGTTGCAAACTGCTGAATTGAAGATCGAGGAATTCAGCACCAATAAACTTGAAATGATCCAAACTATCGAGGAAAATGGTGAAATAAATAAATCCCGGCACGTGATAGAAAAAAATGGGAACAATGCAGACTGGATCATATACGATTTAACCGATGAGGGTGAAAAGAAAGTCACACACCGCGTAATGAAATTGAAAAATTAA